The nucleotide window GGGTTTGAAAACTTTTATGAACGCCTAATGGCGCTCAAAGCAGCTTATGACAAACAAGAAATTCTCATTGGGTTTGAGCCAACAGGCCATTACTGGATGAACTTAGCTGCGTTTTTGACGAACTATGGAATTCCATTCGTAATGGTTAATCCAATGCACGTTAATCGCTCGAAGGAATTAGATGACAACCTGCAAACGAAGAATGACCAAAAGGATGCGCTAGTCATTGCTCGCCTTATGAGAGACGGTCGTTTCAGCTATCCCCGTCATCTCGAAGGAATCGAGGCTGAGTTACGAAATGGAGCAACATTACGTTCAAAGATTCAAGAAGATTTAAATGCCTTACAAAATCGCATTATTCGTTGGTTGGATCGCTTTTTCCCTGAATTCACACAAGTGTTTAAAAGCTTTGGGAAAATGGCCTATGCGGTGCTCGAAATGACACCGTTGCCAACAGATATTGTAGGAAAATCACCAGAAGAATTACTATTTTTATATCGCCAGGTAGACGGCATGAAAAGCCCACAGCTACCTAAGGCAAAGCAATTAGTCGAGGTTGCAGAAAGCTCAATTGGGCTGACAGAAGGTTTAGTGATGGCCAAATTCGAAATCGCCACGCTTCTTTCACAGCATAAATTGATGCACGCTCAACTTGACGAATTAACAGCTCAGCTCGTAGAGCTAGCCAAACAAATGATGGAATATGAATATTTAGCATCGGTACCTGGAATCGGGGATGTCACGATTGTCGATTTACTATCAGAGGTTGGTTCTTTAGCGCAATATACACATCCACGCCAATTAATTAAACTAGCGGGACTCACATTGCGTGAAAACTCTTCTGGTCAGCAAAAAGGACAAAAACGGATTTCCAAGCGAGGTAGAAGAAAACTACGCGCCCTTCTGTTCCGAGTCATGATGCCGTTAATCTTGCATAATCCAGCCTTTAAGCAATTACATGAATATTACACAACGCGCACGGTCAATCCGCTCCGAAAGAAGCAATCAATTGTGGTACTGTGTGGCAAGTTATTGAAAGTTTTACATGCCTTGTGCAAGAGAAAAACATTGTTTAACGAACACCAAATGATGAACGATTTCGCCCGTCTTCAAACGGCTGCCTAAAACGCCACCAACAGAAGTCAAAAACAAGAGGATGACACGGAGAAGCCGGCATTATTTTCACCATCCGACCGTTGAATGAATTCAATTGAGTCCACAAAGGAGCATCGCCAGCCTCTGCCTTATGAATAGACCGAACGAAGGAATGTACGCGCAAAAAGACGCCTAGAGACATGGGAGGGTCCGTCATCATAAGCTACGCAGAGATCCAAAAGTGCATCAAAATACTGCACTGGATTAGGAGAAACATTACCATATAATGGTTTGTCCTTTAGCGAAGCGTTCGGACATAATGTTAAATAAATCAAGAATTACAAAATAACGATAGATGTATGTGTCAAAAATTATTTTTTGGACATTCAAAAATGGCGCAAGCCATTGATATATCAACATTTATAGAGGGAGGAAAGATTAAAATGATATATGAAACTCTATGTGGTAAGACTATTATACTGTTCTATTTTCTAAATTTAAATATATTTTTATACTACTAATATTAGCGTAAAGGGAGAAGATATTTTGAAGAAACTTTTTTAAATCTAGGTCATGGTGGTACCTATCCTGGTGCAGTTAGAAACGGACTTTACCTATCTTTTTCTTATATGTATTTATTTATATAATAGTTAAAAAGTAGCTAATTCTTCTATTGATAACTCATAATAAAGATTGCTCATTCCTAAGTGCTCCGGTATGCATTGTAAGTTGTAGTGAAGAAGACAAATAAGTATGTAACATAATAGATCTTAAACTAAAGCACAGACATATGGGTTTAATGGTGTAAATGTATGGAATGAGGGAGCAACATTAACACTCACTGAAGATTGTATAAAAACAGAAATTCATCATTTACCTAGTAGTTTATAGTGGATTAAGTAGCACAATTCACATTTCTTACCGAAAAAATATTAATAACAGAATTAATTCTAATTAATTTGGGAGAATCAGATGAGCTCATTACAAAAGACAGATTTAATTTGGTTTGAAAAGTTATTTGATATGTCAGGAGGATATGTTTTAGACTTCTCTAACGATAGCTTTCAAATTTTTGTTATTGAGTCTACAGGGATCGATATATTTTCAGGGAATTATGATGAATATGTATCTAAAGCTAAGCGCTTAAGGAAATTTTGGTCTTTAGAATCGGATTACCATACGCATAAATTATTACTTGATTTAACTAAGTATTGGCATGAAAAAAAGTTGTTGTTTGATCAAGAATTTACAGATGACGAATTAAGAACGTACGAAAAATGTAAATTTGTATTAGAGAAATTACAGGGGAGTTCAATAATTGAACCTATTGATAGTTTGGAAAACATAAGTGGATTAGATAATACTTCTATTAACTTATTAGCAGCGGAAATAAAACGCAATGTTGCTAATAATCAGGCAGAGTTGGCATTGGATAGGCTACATACATTTAGTACAAGATTCTTTAGAAATCTTTGTACTAAACATAATTTACTTTTTGAGAAACATGATGCACTACACACTTTGATAGCTAAATATCGATTGTTTCTTGAAAGTAATCTTTTAATCCAATCAACAATGACCTTACAAATTATAAAAACAAACACTAATATCCTAAATAATTTTAACACTGTCAGAAACGAAGAAAGTTTTGCCCATGATAATATAATTTTAAATAAAATTGAAAGTAAGCTAATTTGTAATCATGTTATTTCACTATTAAAATTTATTGATGAATTAGAGAAAGAAATTGAAGAGACTTCTATTAGGCAATAATTATAAAAACAAAGAAAATCCAAAGGAGTTATTCTCCTTGGATTTTTTAAAGTTAATCTTCTAATTTTAATCCTTTCAATAAATCCGCAAATGCATTATTAATCGGCTCCGCTTCTTTCTCTTGCTGTTTCAAGTACTTCTGTACACTACGTTTGTCCACTTTGCCGCCGCCTTCTTTTTTACGACGTGCTTCAAATGCAGATAACTTTTCGCGGTAACCGCATTTACATACGAAGATTTGACCGTCGCCTTGACCGTGCAACTCTAGCTTTTTCTTACATTGCGGGCAGCGGGCATTTGTCACGCGTGATACATTTTTACGGTGACCACATTCGCGGTCTTGGCACACAAGCATTTTTCCTTTTTTACCGTTCACTTCAAGCATTGGCTTACCACAATCAGGACAAGACTTTGTTGAAATATTGTCATGCTTGAATTTTTTATCGCTATTTTTAATGTCAGCTACTATTTCTTTGGTATGTTGCTTCATTTCGTTTATAAATGTATCTTTTTTCAGTTTACCTTTAGCAATTAACTCAAGCTTTTGTTCCCACTGTGCCGTTGTTTCAGGAGATTTTAATTCATTCGGCACTAAATCAAGCAGCTGACGTCCTTTAGAAGTAATATGAATGTCCTTACCACGCTTCTCAATTAAGAATGAATTAAATAGCTTTTCAATGATATCTGCACGTGTCGCTACTGTCCCTAATCCACCAGTCGTTTTTAACGTATCTGCAAGCTGCTTGTTTTGCGTGTTCATATACTTTGTAGGGTTTTCCATTGCAGACAGGATAGAAGCCTCTGTAAAGCGTGCAGGCGCCTTTGTTTGACCTGATGTTTGCGCAAGTAGATTTACTTTTAATACTTGGCCTTTTTCAAGACGAGGCAATAGCTGCTCTTTTACATCTTCGTTTGATTCTTCATCATCAAAGCGATTTGAATAAACTTCCTTCCAACCAGCTGTAATGACTGTTTTTCCACGAGCAATAAATTTTTCCGTACCGATTTGAGCCTGTACAGTTAATTGCTCGTATTCATGGGCAGGGAACAATACTGCTAAGAAACGTTTTACGACTAAGTCATAAATTTTGCGTTCTTTATCTGAAAACGCCGAGAAGTTCACATATTCTTCAGTTGGAATAATCGCATGGTGATCAGACACTTTAGAATCGTCTACAAATGCTTTAGAAGCTTTAATAG belongs to Solibacillus sp. FSL W7-1436 and includes:
- a CDS encoding IS110 family transposase, translating into MNFNTNDKINQVSENTLVIGIDIAKHKHYACAIDDRGRVLQKSFPIMQSRIGFENFYERLMALKAAYDKQEILIGFEPTGHYWMNLAAFLTNYGIPFVMVNPMHVNRSKELDDNLQTKNDQKDALVIARLMRDGRFSYPRHLEGIEAELRNGATLRSKIQEDLNALQNRIIRWLDRFFPEFTQVFKSFGKMAYAVLEMTPLPTDIVGKSPEELLFLYRQVDGMKSPQLPKAKQLVEVAESSIGLTEGLVMAKFEIATLLSQHKLMHAQLDELTAQLVELAKQMMEYEYLASVPGIGDVTIVDLLSEVGSLAQYTHPRQLIKLAGLTLRENSSGQQKGQKRISKRGRRKLRALLFRVMMPLILHNPAFKQLHEYYTTRTVNPLRKKQSIVVLCGKLLKVLHALCKRKTLFNEHQMMNDFARLQTAA
- a CDS encoding abortive infection family protein — translated: MSSLQKTDLIWFEKLFDMSGGYVLDFSNDSFQIFVIESTGIDIFSGNYDEYVSKAKRLRKFWSLESDYHTHKLLLDLTKYWHEKKLLFDQEFTDDELRTYEKCKFVLEKLQGSSIIEPIDSLENISGLDNTSINLLAAEIKRNVANNQAELALDRLHTFSTRFFRNLCTKHNLLFEKHDALHTLIAKYRLFLESNLLIQSTMTLQIIKTNTNILNNFNTVRNEESFAHDNIILNKIESKLICNHVISLLKFIDELEKEIEETSIRQ
- a CDS encoding DNA topoisomerase III — translated: MAKSVVLAEKPSVARDIANVLKCHKKGNGFLEGDKYIVTWALGHLVTLADPESYDEKYKKWDLADLPMLPERLKLTTIKQTSKQFNAVKSQLTRNDVKEIIIATDAGREGELVARWIIDRAKVNKPIKRLWISSVTDKAIKEGFANLKPGKAYEDLYHAAVARSEADWFLGLNSSRALSTKYNAQLNTGRVQTPVVAMVAAREDEIKNFKAQTYYGIEAQTRELKLTWQDTNGNSRSFAKDKIDAIVSTLDKQDAKVIVIDRKPKKAFSPGLYDLTELQRDANKMFGYSAKETLNIMQKLYESHKVLTYPRTDSRYLSSDIVSTLPERLKACAVGEYRTLANKILAKPIKASKAFVDDSKVSDHHAIIPTEEYVNFSAFSDKERKIYDLVVKRFLAVLFPAHEYEQLTVQAQIGTEKFIARGKTVITAGWKEVYSNRFDDEESNEDVKEQLLPRLEKGQVLKVNLLAQTSGQTKAPARFTEASILSAMENPTKYMNTQNKQLADTLKTTGGLGTVATRADIIEKLFNSFLIEKRGKDIHITSKGRQLLDLVPNELKSPETTAQWEQKLELIAKGKLKKDTFINEMKQHTKEIVADIKNSDKKFKHDNISTKSCPDCGKPMLEVNGKKGKMLVCQDRECGHRKNVSRVTNARCPQCKKKLELHGQGDGQIFVCKCGYREKLSAFEARRKKEGGGKVDKRSVQKYLKQQEKEAEPINNAFADLLKGLKLED